A region from the Alosa alosa isolate M-15738 ecotype Scorff River chromosome 7, AALO_Geno_1.1, whole genome shotgun sequence genome encodes:
- the LOC125298063 gene encoding polymeric immunoglobulin receptor-like: protein MILSVSTIFLITVGWCEAVIRTGYLGERTNISCHYQPNIRAAFKHVCKHTSGINCNYVASTNTKINTPDGFFINDDKLHRVATVTISSVSDSDIGEYWCAVSNLYGFLITFETVTFWAIPLTGYTGGEVQMKCPYGSRFEKNAKYLQKLGSPTSLIQTEHDQVRADNGKFFLYDNTSDNEVTVTIRGLEADDSGKYRCGIKDNDPYREWPLAVKSLISVSGFKGHTLNIPCKYQNTSGAYRKHFCRGKDPRKCLEEGVLSEDRVSLRDIAADQVFTVTISNLTAEDAGIYWCVVIIDNSGPDFTSAVQLTIKKDLSHVMVSVAVSLAVVALLIGMVILIVCRKRRSKTGGRGTNIDQDTSIRTMVQTKQDGKENTTDVSTNLKTPLNTASATAYLSTSPTDMVTYSSVSFQNSPSDTVTDSSFSFQNSPSDTVTYSSVSFQKSAAGRSVSGGDYLKAIGDPACEYAHIKYSADSK, encoded by the exons ATGATTCTGTCTGTGTCAACCATCTTCCTAATCACAG TAGGTTGGTGTGAAGCAGTGATAAGGACTGGCTATCTGGGAGAAAGAACAAACATTTCCTGTCACTACCAACCGAATATTAGGGCAGCCTTCAAACACGTCTGCAAGCACACTAGTGGTATAAATTGTAATTATgtggcttccacaaacacaaaaatcaaTACTCCGGATGGATTTTTCATAAATGATGACAAACTACACAGAGTTGCAACTGTTACCATCAGTAGTGTGTCTGACAGTGACATTGGAGAGTACTGGTGTGCAGTTTCTAATTTATATGGGTTTCTTATCACCTTTGAAACAGTGACGTTTTGGG CCATACCACTAACTGGCTACACAGGAGGTGAAGTACAGATGAAATGTCCATATGGAAGCAGATTTGAGAAAAATGCTAAATACCTTCAAAAACTAGGATCCCCCACCAGTCTGATTCAAACTGAACATGACCAAGTCAGGGCTGACAATGGAAAGTTTTTCCTCTACGACAACACAAGCGACAATGAGGTTACGGTGACCATCAGAGGACTAGAGGCAGACGATTCTGGGAAATACCGCTGTGGAATAAAGGATAATGATCCTTATCGTGAATGGCCACTGGCAGTTAAAAGCT TGATTAGTGTGAGCGGCTTTAAGGGGCACACCCTTAACATACCCTGCAAGTATCAGAACACCAGTGGGGCATATCGTAAACATTTCTGCCGGGGAAAAGATCCAAGGAAGTGTTTGGAGGAGGGAGTTTTGAGTGAGGACAGAGTCTCTTTGCGGGACATTGCTGCTGATCAAGTCTTCACTGTTACCATCTCTAACCTCACAGCCGAGGATGCTGGGATATACTGGTGTGTGGTGATTATTGACAACAGTGGACCAGACTTCACTTCAGCTGTTCAGCTAACTATCAAGAAAG ATCTTTCACACGTCATGGTGTCTGTTGCTGTGTCGTTGGCTGTGGTTGCACTGCTGATAGGGATGGTAATCCTTATCGTCTGCAGAAAAAGAAGAAGCAAGACAGGTGGTAGAG GGACGAACATCGACCAGGACACATCAATAAGGACAATGGTACAAACCAAACAAGATGGCAAAGAG AACACAACAGATGTGTCCACAAACCTAAAGACCCCCCTCAACACTGCGTCTGCCACTGCCTATCTGTCCACCAGCCCCACGGACATGGTCACTTACTCCTCCGTCAGCTTCCAGAACAGCCCCTCGGACACGGTCACTGACTCATCCTTCAGCTTCCAGAACAGCCCCTCGGACACGGTCACTTACTCCTCCGTTAGCTTCCAGAAGAGTGCCGCTGGACGCAGTGTCTCGGGAGGTGATTATCTCAAAGCCATCGGAGACCCCGCGTGTGAATATGCCCACATCAAATATTCAGCCGATTCGAAATAG